One region of Juglans regia cultivar Chandler chromosome 4, Walnut 2.0, whole genome shotgun sequence genomic DNA includes:
- the LOC108997930 gene encoding 5-methyltetrahydropteroyltriglutamate--homocysteine methyltransferase: protein MASHIVGYPRMGPKRELKFALESFWDGKSSAEDLKKVAADLRSSIWKQMADAGIKHIPSNTFSYYDQLLDTTAMLGAVPPRYNWNGGEIGFDIFFSMARGNASVPAMEMTKWFDTNYHFIVPELGPDVKFSYASHKAVEEYKEAKALGVDTVPVLIGPVSYLLLSKPAKGVEKTFPLLSLLGKILPIYKEVVSELKAAGASWIQFDEPTLVMDLDSHKLQTFTDAYAELESSLSGLNVLIETYFADVPSEAYKTLTALKGVSAYGFDLIRGANTLDLIRGGFPKGKYLFAGVVDGRNIWANDLAASFGTLQALEGIVGKDKLVVSTSCSLLHTAVDLVNETKLDKEIKSWLAFAAQKVVEVNALAKALAGHKDEAFFSSNAAAQASRKSSPRVTNEAVQKAAAALKGSDHRRATNVSTRLDAQQKNLNLPILPTTTIGSFPQTIELRRVRREFKAKKISEDEYVKAIKEEISKVVKLQEDLDIDVLVHGEPERNDMVEYFGEQLSGFAFTVNGWVQSYGSRCVKPPIIYGDVSRPKPMTVFWSSTAQSMTARPMKGMLTGPVTILNWSFVRNDQPRYETCYQIALAIKNEVEDLEKAGINVIQIDEAALREGLPLRKSEQAYYLEWAVHSFRITNCGVKDTTQIHTHMCYSNFNDIIHSIIDMDADVITIENSRSDEKLLSVFREGVKYGAGIGPGVYDIHSPRIPSTEEIADRINKMLAVLETNILWVNPDCGLKTRKYSEVKPALKNMVAAAKLLRTQLASAK from the exons ATGGCTTCACACATTGTTGGATACCCTCGCATGGGCCCCAAGAGAGAGCTAAAGTTTGCCTTGGAATCATTTTGGGATGGGAAAAGCAGTGccgaggatttgaaaaaggttgcGGCTGATCTCAGATCGTCGATCTGGAAGCAGATGGCTGATGCTGGGATAAAGCACATCCCGAGCAACACTTTCTCGTACTACGATCAGTTGCTCGACACCACTGCAATGCTCGGTGCTGTTCCACCTAGGTACAATTGGAATGGAGGTGAGATTGGATTTGACATCTTTTTCTCTATGGCCAGAGGAAATGCATCTGTACCTGCTATGGAAATGACCAAGTGGTTTGACACCAACTA CCATTTTATTGTCCCTGAATTGGGACCTGATGTGAAGTTCTCTTATGCTTCTCACAAGGCAGTGGAGGAATACAAGGAAGCCAAGGct CTTGGTGTAGATACTGTTCCAGTTCTCATTGGGCCTGTGTCCTACTTGTTGCTGTCTAAGCCTGCAAAGGGTGTTGAGAAGACCTTCCCCCTTCTTTCCCTTCTTGGCAAAATCCTTCCTATTTACAA GGAAGTGGTCTCTGAGCTTAAAGCAGCTGGTGCTTCCTGGATTCAGTTTGATGAACCCACCCTTGTGATGGATCTTGACTCTCACAAATTGCAAACATTCACTGATGCCTACGCTGAATTAGAATCATCTTTATCTGGCTTGAATGTGCTCATTGAGACCTACTTTGCTGATGTCCCCTCTGAGGCATACAAGACTCTCACTGCTTTGAAGGGTGTCTCTGCCTATGGATTTGATCTCATTCGTGGGGCTAATACTCTTGATTTGATCAGGGGTGGATTCCCCAAGGGTAAATACCTCTTTGCTGGAGTCGTTGATGGAAGGAACATCTGGGCTAATGATCTTGCTGCTTCTTTTGGTACATTGCAGGCTCTTGAGGGCATTGTAGGCAAAG ATAAGCTTGTGGTTTCTACCTCGTGCTCGCTTCTCCACACTGCCGTTGATCTAGTTAATGAGACCAAGCTTGACAAAGAGATCAAATCATGGCTTGCTTTTGCAGCACAGAAAGTTGTTGAAGTGAATGCGTTGGCCAAGGCATTGGCTGGTCACAAGGATGAG GCATTCTTCTCCTCTAATGCTGCAGCTCAAGCATCAAGAAAGTCCTCCCCTAGAGTGACTAATGAGGCTGTTCAGAAAGCT GCTGCTGCTTTGAAGGGTTCTGACCACCGCCGTGCTACAAATGTGAGTACCAGACTCGATGCCCAGCAGaagaatctcaaccttccaaTTCTCCCAACCACCACAATTGGTTCCTTCCCTCAGACCATTGAACTCAGGAGGGTGCGCCGTGAGTTCAAGGCCAAGAA GATCTCTGAGGACGAGTATGTTAAGGCCATTAAGGAGGAAATTAGCAAAGTTGTCAAGCTCCAAGAAGACCTTGACATTGATGTTCTGGTTCATGGAGAGCCTGAG AGGAACGACATGGTTGAGTACTTCGGAGAGCAGTTGTCAGGTTTTGCCTTTACCGTCAATGGGTGGGTGCAATCTTATGGATCTCGTTGTGTGAAGCCACCCATCATCTATGGTGATGTGAGCCGCCCCAAGCCAATGACTGTCTTCTGGTCCTCTACAGCTCAGAGCATGACTGCTCGCCCAATGAAAGGAATGCTTACTGGACCAGTTACCATTCTTAACTGGTCCTTTGTTCGAAATGACCAGCCAAG ATATGAGACTTGCTATCAGATAGCTTTGGCCATAAAAAATGAAGTGGAGGATCTTGAGAAAGCTGGTATTAATGTTATCCAAATCGATGAGGCTGCTTTAAGAGAAGGGCTGCCCCTTAGGAAGTCTGAGCAAGCTTACTACTTGGAATGGGCTGTTCACTCTTTCAGGATCACTAACTGTGGTGTCAAGGATACTACCCAG ATTCACACCCACATGTGCTACTCTAACTTCAATGACATCATCCACTCAATTATTGACATGGATGCTGATGTGATCACCATTGAGAACTCCCGTTCTGATGAGAAGCTCCTGTCGGTCTTCCGTGAGGGAGTCAAGTATGGTGCTGGTATTGGCCCTGGTGTCTATGACATCCACTCCCCTAGAATACCATCGACTGAGGAGATTGCTGACCGTATTAACAAGATGCTTGCTGTGCTCGAGACAAACATCTTGTGGGTTAACCCTGACTGTGGACTAAAGACTCGCAAGTATTCTGAGGTTAAGCCTGCTCTCAAAAACATGGTTGCTGCTGCCAAGCTCCTCCGCACCCAGCTTGCCAGTGCTAAGTGA